A stretch of Saccharothrix texasensis DNA encodes these proteins:
- a CDS encoding glycosyltransferase, producing the protein MKIVQLANFYGPRSGGLRTALHHLGGGYAANGHQVTLVVPGAAHADEELSPGVRRVTLPAPRIPGTGGYRAVDPWRVRALLDHLAPDRLEVSDRLTLRGMGRWAAERGVPSVVISHERLDRLLEQFLLPTPVARWAADRANARMAASYDTVVCTTEFAREEFDRIGARNVARVPLGVDLRTFTPARHDRSLRAELARGADALLVHCGRLSAEKHVERSVDTAAELHAAGVDVRLVIAGDGPRREALRRRAAGLPVTFLGFVDQRADVADLLAAADVSLAPGPHETFGLAALEALASGTPVVVSASSALREIVRPGCGAAVPDHAPAFAGAVTALLDHPEPTRRRAARARAEEYPWQAAVTGMLTALRAT; encoded by the coding sequence ATGAAAATCGTGCAGCTGGCCAACTTCTACGGCCCGCGCTCCGGCGGGTTGCGCACGGCGTTGCACCACCTCGGCGGCGGTTACGCGGCGAACGGGCACCAGGTGACGCTGGTCGTGCCGGGCGCCGCGCACGCCGACGAGGAGCTGTCGCCGGGCGTGCGGCGGGTGACGTTGCCCGCGCCGCGCATCCCGGGCACCGGCGGGTACCGGGCGGTGGACCCGTGGCGCGTGCGGGCGCTGCTCGACCACCTGGCGCCCGACCGGCTGGAGGTGTCGGACCGGCTCACGTTGCGCGGGATGGGCCGGTGGGCGGCCGAGCGCGGCGTGCCGAGCGTGGTGATCTCGCACGAGCGGCTGGACCGGCTGCTGGAGCAGTTCCTGCTGCCCACGCCGGTGGCGCGGTGGGCCGCGGACCGGGCGAACGCGCGGATGGCCGCCTCCTACGACACGGTGGTGTGCACGACGGAGTTCGCGCGGGAGGAGTTCGACCGGATCGGCGCGCGCAACGTGGCCCGGGTGCCGCTGGGGGTGGACCTGCGCACGTTCACCCCGGCCCGGCACGACCGGTCGTTGCGGGCTGAGCTGGCGCGGGGCGCCGACGCGCTGCTCGTGCACTGCGGGCGGTTGTCGGCGGAGAAGCACGTCGAGCGCAGCGTCGACACCGCGGCCGAGCTGCACGCGGCCGGGGTCGACGTGCGGCTGGTGATCGCCGGTGACGGTCCGCGCCGCGAGGCGTTGCGACGCCGTGCCGCGGGGCTGCCGGTCACGTTCCTGGGCTTCGTCGACCAGCGCGCCGACGTCGCCGACCTGCTGGCCGCGGCCGACGTGTCGCTGGCGCCGGGCCCGCACGAGACGTTCGGCCTGGCCGCGCTGGAGGCCCTGGCTTCGGGCACGCCGGTCGTCGTGTCGGCGTCGTCCGCCCTGCGCGAGATCGTCCGCCCCGGCTGCGGGGCCGCCGTGCCGGACCACGCGCCCGCGTTCGCCGGCGCCGTCACGGCACTGCTGGACCACCCCGAGCCGACCCGCCGCCGCGCCGCCCGGGCCCGCGCCGAGGAGTACCCCTGGCAAGCCGCCGTGACCGGCATGCTGACCGCCCTCCGCGCCACCTGA
- a CDS encoding demethylmenaquinone methyltransferase, translated as MARAGLDKNPREVAEMFDGVAKGYDRTNSVMTLGFDRRWREWSRRVLDAKPGEKVLDLAAGTAVSTVEYAASGAWCVAADFSLGMLLGGAHRPVPKVAADALRLPFADDSFDAVTVSFGLRNFNDTEAALREMARVVKPGGRLVVCEVSTPTFRPFRFVYMRHLLRVLPLIARFVSSNPEAYKYLAESMRTWPDQRALGEVVARAGWEDVAWMNLTGGMVALHRGTKPAPPEPA; from the coding sequence ATGGCGCGTGCAGGTCTGGACAAGAACCCCCGCGAGGTCGCCGAGATGTTCGACGGCGTGGCCAAGGGCTATGACCGGACGAACTCGGTCATGACCCTGGGGTTCGACCGGCGCTGGCGGGAGTGGAGCAGGCGGGTCCTGGACGCCAAGCCCGGCGAGAAGGTGCTCGACCTCGCCGCCGGCACGGCGGTGTCCACGGTGGAGTACGCGGCGTCGGGCGCGTGGTGCGTGGCGGCCGACTTCTCGCTCGGCATGCTCCTGGGCGGCGCGCACCGGCCGGTGCCGAAGGTGGCCGCCGACGCCCTGCGCCTGCCGTTCGCCGACGACTCCTTCGACGCGGTCACCGTCTCCTTCGGCCTGCGCAACTTCAACGACACCGAGGCCGCGCTGCGCGAGATGGCACGGGTTGTCAAGCCCGGCGGACGGCTCGTGGTGTGCGAGGTCTCCACGCCGACGTTCCGCCCGTTCCGCTTCGTCTACATGCGCCACCTGCTGCGCGTCCTGCCGCTCATCGCCCGTTTCGTCTCCTCCAACCCGGAGGCCTACAAGTACCTCGCCGAGTCGATGCGCACGTGGCCCGACCAGCGCGCGCTCGGCGAGGTCGTGGCCCGCGCCGGCTGGGAGGACGTCGCCTGGATGAACCTCACCGGCGGCATGGTCGCGCTGCACCGGGGCACCAAGCCCGCGCCGCCCGAGCCCGCGTAG
- a CDS encoding geranylgeranyl reductase family protein, with the protein MTTPSRRKAGEDAEVIVVGAGPAGSTAATYLARAGLDVVLLEKSTFPREKVCGDGLTPRGVKQLIDLGIDTREEAGWLHNRGLRVVGGGVTLELDWPELATFPPYGLVRPRQDFDEMLANTAVAAGARMHEQTTVTGAVVENGRVVGVTAKQGPDKAPVTYRAPIVLACDGVSARLALSVGIQKDDAKPMGVAVRRYYASPRTKDDYLESHLELWDRANDVLLPGYGWIFGMGDGTVNVGLGILSTSKAYGTTDYRALLKSWLDGTPEEWGFREENATGKIGGAALPMGLNRKPHYRDGLLLVGDAGGMVNPFNGEGIGYAMESARIAAETVVQALARQGASRERALHGYPVRIEQALGSYYRLGNVFSKLIGNPTVMRTATKYGLPRKTLMKLVLKLLAGLYDPKDGDSFDRVITAATKLAPTA; encoded by the coding sequence ATGACGACTCCCAGCCGCCGCAAGGCAGGCGAGGACGCCGAGGTGATCGTGGTCGGGGCGGGGCCCGCGGGCTCCACCGCGGCCACCTACCTGGCACGCGCGGGCCTGGACGTGGTGCTGCTGGAGAAGAGCACCTTCCCGCGAGAGAAGGTGTGCGGCGACGGCCTGACCCCGCGCGGGGTCAAGCAGCTGATCGACCTGGGCATCGACACCCGGGAGGAAGCCGGCTGGCTGCACAACCGCGGCCTGCGCGTGGTCGGCGGCGGCGTCACGCTGGAGCTCGACTGGCCCGAGCTGGCCACGTTCCCGCCCTACGGCCTGGTGCGCCCCCGGCAGGACTTCGACGAGATGCTGGCGAACACCGCCGTCGCGGCGGGCGCCCGGATGCACGAGCAGACCACGGTCACCGGCGCCGTCGTGGAGAACGGCCGGGTCGTCGGCGTCACGGCCAAGCAGGGCCCGGACAAGGCGCCGGTCACCTACCGGGCCCCGATCGTCCTGGCCTGCGACGGCGTGAGCGCCCGCCTCGCCCTCAGCGTCGGCATCCAGAAGGACGACGCCAAGCCGATGGGCGTCGCGGTCCGCCGCTACTACGCCAGCCCCCGCACCAAGGACGACTACCTGGAGTCGCACCTGGAGCTGTGGGACCGCGCGAACGACGTCCTGCTGCCCGGTTACGGCTGGATCTTCGGCATGGGCGACGGCACGGTGAACGTCGGCCTCGGCATCCTCAGCACCTCGAAGGCCTACGGCACCACGGACTACCGCGCGCTGCTCAAGAGCTGGCTCGACGGCACCCCGGAGGAGTGGGGTTTCCGCGAGGAGAACGCCACGGGCAAGATCGGCGGCGCGGCCCTGCCGATGGGCTTGAACCGCAAGCCCCACTACCGCGACGGCCTGCTGCTCGTCGGCGACGCGGGCGGCATGGTCAACCCGTTCAACGGCGAGGGCATCGGCTACGCGATGGAGTCGGCGCGGATCGCCGCCGAGACCGTGGTGCAGGCGCTGGCCCGCCAGGGCGCGAGCCGTGAACGCGCGCTGCACGGCTACCCGGTGCGCATCGAACAGGCCCTGGGCAGCTACTACCGGCTCGGCAACGTCTTCAGCAAGCTCATCGGCAACCCCACCGTCATGCGCACCGCGACCAAGTACGGGCTGCCGCGCAAGACCCTGATGAAGCTGGTCCTGAAGCTGCTCGCGGGTCTTTACGACCCCAAGGACGGCGACTCGTTCGACCGCGTCATCACCGCGGCCACGAAACTCGCCCCAACGGCCTAA
- a CDS encoding NADH-quinone oxidoreductase subunit A, with protein sequence MLDPYLPLVLMFVLAGAFALFSVTAAPYIGPRRYNRAKLDAYECGIEPSPQPVVGGGRMPVAYYLTAMLFILFDIEMVFLYPFAVSADRLGLFGLVEIALFVATVGFAYAYVWRRGGLDWN encoded by the coding sequence GTGCTGGACCCTTACCTCCCCCTCGTATTGATGTTCGTCCTCGCCGGGGCCTTCGCGCTGTTCTCGGTGACGGCCGCGCCGTACATCGGTCCCCGCCGCTACAACCGCGCGAAGCTCGACGCCTACGAGTGCGGCATCGAGCCGTCGCCGCAACCGGTGGTGGGCGGTGGCCGCATGCCGGTCGCCTACTACCTGACGGCGATGCTGTTCATCCTGTTCGACATCGAAATGGTGTTCCTCTACCCCTTCGCGGTCTCCGCGGACCGGCTCGGCCTGTTCGGCCTGGTGGAGATCGCCCTGTTCGTCGCGACGGTCGGCTTCGCGTACGCCTACGTGTGGCGTCGCGGCGGCCTGGACTGGAACTGA
- a CDS encoding NuoB/complex I 20 kDa subunit family protein: MGLEEKLPNGILLASVEKLVNWTRKSSLWPATFGLACCAIEMMTTGGPRYDLARFGMEVFRASPRQADLMIVAGRVTNKMAPVLRQIYDQMPEPRWVLAMGVCASSGGMFNNYAVVQGVDHVVPVDMYLPGCPPRPEMLIDAILKIHAKIMDEPLGANRAALLAESGHQTAIIPSSERFAKK, from the coding sequence GTGGGTCTCGAAGAGAAGCTCCCGAACGGCATCCTGCTCGCCAGCGTGGAGAAGCTGGTCAACTGGACCCGCAAGTCCTCGCTGTGGCCCGCCACCTTCGGCCTGGCGTGCTGCGCGATCGAGATGATGACCACCGGCGGTCCGCGCTACGACCTCGCGCGGTTCGGCATGGAGGTCTTCCGCGCCTCGCCGCGCCAGGCCGACCTGATGATCGTCGCGGGCCGGGTGACCAACAAGATGGCGCCGGTGCTGCGGCAGATCTACGACCAGATGCCCGAGCCGCGCTGGGTGCTCGCCATGGGCGTCTGCGCCTCCAGCGGCGGCATGTTCAACAACTACGCGGTCGTGCAGGGCGTGGACCACGTCGTGCCGGTCGACATGTACCTGCCGGGCTGCCCGCCGCGGCCGGAGATGCTGATCGACGCGATCCTCAAGATCCACGCGAAGATCATGGACGAACCGCTCGGGGCGAACCGCGCCGCGCTGCTGGCCGAGTCGGGCCACCAGACGGCGATCATCCCGTCCTCCGAGCGCTTTGCGAAGAAGTGA
- a CDS encoding NADH-quinone oxidoreductase subunit C, with protein MDQEQHEEHLARGGMVAGKARQGMFGISGTGDTSGFGGLRLPAHVAAPSERPYGGWFDEVADELLAAMREQGLPADTVQQITVDRGEITFFLRRERLVDVARILRDDPALRFELCSSVSGVDYGVDAPQRLHSVYHLTSMTYRRRIRLEVAVDVDDAHIPSVVSVYPTADWQEREAWDMFGIVYDGHPGLTRILMPDDWDGHPQRKDYPLGGIPVEYKGAEIPPPDQRRSYS; from the coding sequence ATGGACCAAGAGCAGCACGAGGAGCACCTCGCGCGCGGCGGCATGGTCGCGGGCAAGGCGCGCCAGGGCATGTTCGGCATCTCCGGCACCGGCGACACGTCCGGCTTCGGCGGCCTGCGGCTGCCCGCCCACGTCGCCGCGCCGTCCGAGCGGCCCTACGGCGGCTGGTTCGACGAGGTCGCCGACGAGCTGCTGGCCGCGATGCGGGAGCAGGGCCTGCCGGCCGACACGGTCCAGCAGATCACCGTCGACCGCGGCGAGATCACCTTCTTCCTGCGCCGCGAGCGGCTGGTGGACGTGGCGCGCATCCTGCGCGACGACCCGGCGCTGCGGTTCGAGCTGTGCAGCTCGGTGTCCGGCGTCGACTACGGCGTCGACGCGCCGCAGCGGCTGCACTCGGTCTACCACCTGACGTCGATGACCTACCGCCGGCGCATCCGGCTGGAGGTCGCGGTCGACGTGGACGACGCGCACATCCCCAGCGTGGTCTCGGTCTACCCGACCGCGGACTGGCAGGAGCGCGAGGCCTGGGACATGTTCGGCATCGTCTACGACGGCCACCCGGGCCTGACCCGGATCCTCATGCCGGACGACTGGGACGGCCACCCGCAGCGCAAGGACTACCCGCTCGGCGGCATCCCGGTGGAGTACAAGGGCGCGGAGATCCCCCCGCCAGACCAGAGGCGGTCCTACTCATGA
- a CDS encoding NADH-quinone oxidoreductase subunit D — protein MTERLSDVTTGTDTSAAGRDSEAPDSEALDTGRTTPDADAYAGSRQTTEGTVYTVTGGDWDEVLAEAAGDERIVMNLGPQHPSTHGVLRLVLELEGETVTQARSVIGYLHTGIEKNVEYRNWTQGVTFVTRMDYLAPLHNEAAYCMAVEKLLGITVPQRAQTIRVLLMELNRISSHLVALATGGMELGALTGMTAGFREREEVLHLLEFLTGLRMNHAFIRPGGLAQDLPEGAEQKIKDFIKVMDSRLPDYDKLLSGQPIWRNRLAGVGYLPVDACLALGITGPILRSAGLPWDLRKVDPYCGYENYEFDVPTSNAADSYARYLLRLEEMHQSLRIVRQAVDNLTPGPVMVADAKVAWPAQLTIGADGMGNSLEHVRKIMGQSMESLIHHFKLVTEGFAVPAGQVYVPIESPRGELGYHVVSDGGTRPMRVHVREPSFVNLQSMPAMCEGGMVADVIASVASIDPVMGGCDR, from the coding sequence ATGACCGAGCGACTTTCCGACGTGACCACCGGCACCGACACCAGTGCCGCGGGCCGCGACAGCGAAGCCCCCGACAGCGAAGCCCTCGACACCGGCCGCACCACGCCGGACGCCGACGCGTACGCGGGCTCGCGCCAGACGACCGAGGGCACCGTCTACACGGTGACCGGCGGCGACTGGGACGAGGTGCTGGCCGAGGCCGCGGGTGACGAGCGCATCGTCATGAACCTGGGCCCGCAGCACCCCTCCACGCACGGCGTGCTGCGCCTGGTGCTGGAGCTGGAGGGCGAGACCGTCACCCAGGCCCGCAGCGTCATCGGCTACCTGCACACCGGCATCGAGAAGAACGTCGAGTACCGCAACTGGACCCAGGGCGTCACGTTCGTGACGCGCATGGACTACCTGGCCCCGCTGCACAACGAGGCCGCGTACTGCATGGCGGTCGAGAAGCTGCTCGGCATCACCGTCCCGCAGCGGGCGCAGACGATCCGCGTGCTGCTCATGGAGCTCAACCGGATCAGCTCGCACCTGGTGGCGCTGGCCACCGGCGGCATGGAGCTGGGCGCGCTGACCGGCATGACCGCGGGCTTCCGCGAGCGCGAAGAGGTCCTGCACCTGCTGGAGTTCCTCACGGGTCTGCGGATGAACCACGCGTTCATCCGGCCCGGCGGCCTGGCGCAGGACCTGCCCGAGGGCGCCGAGCAGAAGATCAAGGACTTCATCAAGGTGATGGACTCCCGGCTGCCGGACTACGATAAGCTGCTGTCGGGCCAGCCGATCTGGCGCAACCGCCTCGCGGGCGTCGGCTACCTGCCGGTGGACGCGTGCCTCGCGCTGGGCATCACCGGCCCGATCCTGCGCTCCGCGGGCCTGCCGTGGGACCTGCGCAAGGTCGACCCCTACTGCGGCTACGAGAACTACGAGTTCGACGTGCCCACGTCGAACGCCGCCGACTCCTACGCCCGCTACCTGCTGCGGCTGGAGGAGATGCACCAGTCGCTGCGGATCGTCCGGCAGGCCGTGGACAACCTGACGCCCGGCCCGGTCATGGTGGCCGACGCCAAGGTGGCGTGGCCCGCGCAGCTGACCATCGGCGCGGACGGCATGGGCAACTCGCTGGAGCACGTCCGCAAGATCATGGGCCAGTCCATGGAGTCCTTGATCCACCACTTCAAGCTGGTGACCGAGGGCTTCGCGGTGCCGGCGGGCCAGGTGTACGTGCCGATCGAGTCGCCGCGCGGCGAGCTGGGCTACCACGTGGTCTCCGACGGCGGCACCCGGCCGATGCGCGTGCACGTGCGCGAACCCAGCTTCGTGAACCTCCAGTCGATGCCCGCGATGTGCGAGGGCGGCATGGTCGCCGACGTCATCGCGTCGGTGGCCTCTATCGACCCGGTGATGGGTGGTTGTGACCGATGA
- the nuoE gene encoding NADH-quinone oxidoreductase subunit NuoE has product MSTSEEVYAASPLDPGQTQRLVTENAVDTSVFDQSTVDRAQAIIARYPQPRSALLPMLHLVQSVEGYVSQAGITFCAGQLDLTNAEVSAVATFYTMYKRRPCGEHLVSVCTNTLCAALGGDAIYAKLKDHLDVGHEGTAGEPGTPGSITLEHAECLAACDLGPVLQVNYEYFDNQTPDGALELVKSLQSGEKPHPTRGAPLTDFRQAELQLAGFFEGRDADLDGPSAAPETVRGAKIAAERGWTAPAMPDNAEFPPLPEKK; this is encoded by the coding sequence ATGAGCACTTCCGAAGAGGTCTACGCGGCCTCGCCGCTGGACCCCGGCCAGACGCAGCGGCTGGTGACCGAGAACGCGGTCGACACCAGCGTGTTCGACCAGTCCACCGTCGACCGGGCGCAGGCGATCATCGCGCGCTACCCGCAGCCGCGCTCGGCGCTGCTGCCGATGCTGCACCTGGTGCAGTCGGTCGAGGGCTACGTCAGCCAGGCGGGCATCACCTTCTGCGCCGGTCAGCTCGACCTGACCAACGCCGAGGTCAGCGCGGTCGCGACGTTCTACACCATGTACAAGCGCCGCCCGTGCGGCGAGCACCTGGTGAGCGTCTGCACGAACACGCTGTGCGCCGCGCTCGGCGGTGACGCCATCTACGCCAAGCTCAAGGACCACCTGGACGTCGGCCACGAGGGGACCGCGGGCGAGCCGGGCACGCCGGGCTCGATCACGCTGGAGCACGCCGAGTGCCTGGCGGCCTGCGACCTCGGCCCGGTGCTCCAGGTCAACTACGAGTACTTCGACAACCAGACGCCGGACGGCGCGCTGGAGCTGGTGAAGTCCTTGCAGTCGGGTGAGAAGCCGCACCCGACGCGCGGCGCGCCGCTGACCGACTTCCGCCAGGCCGAGCTGCAGCTGGCCGGGTTCTTCGAGGGCCGGGACGCGGACCTGGACGGCCCGTCGGCCGCGCCGGAGACGGTTCGCGGGGCCAAGATCGCCGCGGAGCGCGGCTGGACCGCGCCGGCCATGCCGGACAACGCGGAGTTCCCGCCGCTGCCGGAGAAGAAGTAG
- the nuoF gene encoding NADH-quinone oxidoreductase subunit NuoF, whose translation MVGVSNGASAGKSTSAPLTPVLTKRWLSPRSWTLKTYEQLEGYTALRKALKAHPDQLIQQCKDSGLRGRGGAGFPTGLKWGFIPQGDGKPHYLVINADEGEPGTCKDIPLMMADPHSLIEGIIITSYAIRANFAAIYVRGEVLHVIRRLHAAVREAYEAGYLGKDILGSGFDLDVVVHAGAGAYICGEETALLDSLEGKRGQPRLKPPFPATAGLYASPTVVNNVETIASVPYIVNGGADWFRTMGRERSPGPKIFSLSGHVERPGQYEAPMGVTLRELLDLAGGMKDGIPLKFWTPGGSSTPLFTADHLDVPLDFEGAAEAGSMLGTTALQIFNETVSVPWAVMKWTEFYKHESCGKCTPCREGTYWLVQILQRMVAGNGTASDIDTLLDVCDNILGRSFCALGDGAVSPITSGIKYFKHEFLALCDQNSAKNKDAAALAGASA comes from the coding sequence ATGGTCGGTGTATCCAATGGTGCCTCCGCGGGGAAGAGCACGTCGGCACCCCTGACTCCCGTCCTGACGAAGCGCTGGCTGTCGCCGCGCTCGTGGACGCTGAAGACCTACGAGCAGTTGGAGGGGTACACGGCGCTGCGCAAGGCGCTCAAGGCCCACCCCGACCAGCTGATCCAGCAGTGCAAGGACTCCGGGCTGCGCGGTCGCGGCGGCGCGGGCTTCCCCACCGGCCTGAAGTGGGGCTTCATCCCGCAGGGCGACGGCAAGCCGCACTACCTCGTCATCAACGCCGACGAGGGCGAGCCGGGCACCTGCAAGGACATCCCGCTGATGATGGCGGACCCGCACTCGCTGATCGAGGGCATCATCATCACCTCGTACGCGATCCGGGCGAACTTCGCCGCGATCTACGTGCGCGGCGAGGTGCTGCACGTGATCCGCCGGCTGCACGCGGCCGTGCGCGAGGCGTACGAGGCGGGCTACCTGGGCAAGGACATCCTCGGCTCGGGCTTCGACCTCGACGTGGTCGTGCACGCGGGCGCGGGCGCCTACATCTGCGGCGAGGAGACGGCGCTGCTGGACTCGCTGGAGGGCAAGCGCGGCCAGCCCCGGCTCAAGCCGCCGTTCCCGGCGACCGCCGGCCTGTACGCCTCGCCGACCGTGGTGAACAACGTCGAGACGATCGCCAGCGTGCCCTACATCGTCAACGGCGGCGCGGACTGGTTCCGCACCATGGGCCGCGAGCGCTCGCCGGGCCCGAAGATCTTCTCGCTGTCCGGCCACGTGGAGCGCCCCGGCCAGTACGAGGCCCCGATGGGCGTCACGCTGCGGGAGCTGCTCGACCTGGCGGGCGGCATGAAGGACGGCATCCCGCTGAAGTTCTGGACGCCGGGCGGCTCGTCCACCCCGCTGTTCACCGCCGACCACCTGGACGTGCCGCTCGACTTCGAGGGCGCGGCCGAGGCCGGTTCGATGCTGGGCACCACCGCGTTGCAGATCTTCAACGAGACGGTGTCCGTGCCGTGGGCGGTCATGAAGTGGACCGAGTTCTACAAGCACGAGTCGTGCGGCAAGTGCACGCCCTGCCGCGAGGGCACCTACTGGTTGGTCCAGATCCTGCAGCGCATGGTGGCGGGCAACGGCACGGCCAGTGACATCGACACGCTGCTGGACGTCTGCGACAACATCCTGGGCCGCTCGTTCTGCGCCCTCGGCGACGGTGCGGTCAGCCCGATCACCAGCGGCATCAAGTACTTCAAGCACGAGTTCCTGGCTCTGTGCGACCAGAACTCGGCCAAGAACAAGGACGCAGCAGCCCTGGCGGGAGCAAGCGCATGA